The Leptospira kirschneri serovar Cynopteri str. 3522 CT genome includes a region encoding these proteins:
- a CDS encoding LIC12806 family lipoprotein: MLNEVKLFSLQKILKKIFRIVFAFLLFHCGLKPVPPPEGKFCDVWHKPIECIELDFRNGIGNLGQGIFPMRMKSIVLYNIEIENQQNVSVEVLHEHRVRITFPGKEPRLYLKIKDKRDRVKKWEKAKEEWNEFFKSNDTP; encoded by the coding sequence ATGTTAAACGAAGTGAAATTATTTTCTCTCCAAAAAATCTTAAAAAAAATTTTCCGAATCGTTTTTGCATTTTTACTTTTTCACTGCGGACTAAAACCGGTTCCTCCTCCCGAAGGTAAGTTCTGCGACGTTTGGCACAAACCAATAGAATGTATAGAATTGGATTTCAGAAATGGAATCGGAAATCTAGGCCAAGGAATTTTTCCGATGCGCATGAAAAGTATAGTTTTATATAACATCGAAATCGAAAACCAGCAAAACGTTTCCGTAGAAGTACTTCACGAACATAGAGTAAGAATTACTTTTCCCGGAAAAGAACCCAGACTTTATCTGAAGATCAAAGACAAACGAGATCGTGTAAAAAAATGGGAAAAAGCAAAAGAAGAATGGAACGAATTTTTTAAATCGAACGATACTCCTTAG
- a CDS encoding response regulator, producing MAPQKISTTTKPNYLVSIVEDNSHAALNLQELLSKSNEFKFLEHYSNSHKAIEQIPFNTPDIVILDIGLPEKNGLECLKELKEKTPNTKYVIFTVFEDEEKIVEAIQAGASGYLLKDTSPELFLAELKVIVLGGAPLTPRIADKIIREFTKKEESKNQPVQNTLGLTKRKLQILNFIALGMTVSDIADELDISSHTVSRHIEKIYKKMEVHSKSEAIIRGRRMGIIQDIPGYP from the coding sequence ATGGCACCACAAAAAATTTCCACAACAACCAAACCTAATTATTTGGTTTCCATCGTAGAGGATAACTCTCACGCCGCGCTCAATCTTCAAGAACTTCTTTCTAAATCTAACGAATTTAAATTTTTAGAACACTATTCAAATTCCCACAAAGCAATCGAACAAATCCCTTTCAATACACCGGATATAGTAATTTTGGATATAGGACTTCCAGAAAAGAACGGATTAGAATGTTTGAAAGAACTCAAAGAAAAAACACCTAACACTAAATATGTGATATTTACGGTTTTTGAAGACGAAGAAAAAATTGTAGAAGCAATCCAAGCAGGAGCATCCGGTTATCTTTTAAAGGATACTTCTCCGGAACTGTTTTTGGCGGAACTCAAAGTAATCGTATTAGGAGGAGCTCCTCTTACTCCTAGAATTGCGGATAAGATCATTCGAGAATTCACCAAAAAAGAAGAATCTAAAAATCAACCGGTTCAAAATACTTTAGGGCTTACAAAAAGAAAACTTCAAATTCTCAATTTTATCGCGCTTGGAATGACCGTTTCCGACATCGCTGACGAATTAGATATATCCAGCCATACCGTCAGCAGACATATCGAAAAGATTTATAAAAAAATGGAAGTTCACTCCAAATCAGAGGCAATCATACGCGGAAGAAGGATGGGGATCATTCAAGACATTCCCGGATATCCTTAA
- a CDS encoding sensor histidine kinase, with protein MFCIKTFVYFNFLILFSFFTDCSFPSFFQQAPIAEQGVIDLRKFNLEKNIIQLNGNWEFYWKELSHGNFTTNKTTSYFPVPGIWKNYDPNFTPEGYATYRLRVLCECTNKNLKIRVPRLPGVYEVYLDDQRVYSNGFAGTNSVETLFLTHPLITNVPVSSGDFYITVNVSTFKGNYLKGGIRKPFLIGSGDTIDFDQKKEEWREIVLIVVIFSFGIYHIIFFFSYRQDSIPLYFSVFCFLVSGYSFITSEFQFTALSGLSLDMRARIKFFCEVAFFPTSFWMLQKMFPVQFNRKWIQISIGTSTVFLLGIFTFNEHNIISFYSWFMYFPPFYALVLILATATGTFKTKELLTGFVFAFTMMNDGIYGLYEIYTLYPYSFPLGIVAFVALNSYIISSRFTKDLEKTKEFVRLQIKYNEQLKLQAQERERIASDIHDSIGSELTAILFELESKDKNDPTLKKLKTEVNHLISNVRDIVFLMHHRGNNKELVEDVMCRYAERISGTGIINVTTQIKEVSNLIHLDQCLHVQKIFLEVMSNILRHSEAQNIRIFWYKEDKNLVLKVFDDGKKFEINLEEPSGIGMNNIQMRCKKLGANYNFHSMDSENLFELNIPIH; from the coding sequence ATGTTTTGCATAAAAACATTTGTATATTTTAATTTCCTTATATTATTTTCATTTTTTACCGATTGTTCTTTTCCTTCGTTTTTTCAACAAGCCCCAATCGCGGAACAAGGTGTAATTGATCTTCGAAAATTTAATCTGGAAAAAAATATCATCCAACTGAATGGTAATTGGGAATTCTATTGGAAAGAACTATCCCACGGAAACTTTACGACCAACAAAACTACTTCTTACTTTCCGGTTCCAGGAATTTGGAAAAACTATGATCCGAACTTCACTCCGGAAGGTTATGCGACTTATCGCCTGCGCGTGTTATGCGAATGTACAAATAAAAATTTAAAAATCAGAGTTCCTAGGCTTCCGGGTGTCTACGAAGTCTATCTAGACGATCAAAGAGTATATTCAAACGGTTTTGCGGGAACAAATTCTGTAGAAACCTTGTTTTTAACTCATCCTTTAATTACAAATGTTCCCGTATCCTCTGGAGATTTTTACATCACGGTAAACGTTTCTACTTTCAAAGGTAATTATCTTAAAGGAGGAATTAGAAAACCTTTTTTGATTGGCAGCGGCGATACAATAGACTTCGATCAAAAAAAAGAAGAATGGAGAGAAATTGTTCTTATCGTTGTTATTTTTTCTTTCGGAATTTATCATATTATATTCTTTTTTTCTTATAGACAAGATTCAATTCCTCTCTACTTTTCAGTTTTTTGTTTTTTAGTTTCCGGATATTCGTTTATTACTTCGGAATTTCAATTTACGGCTCTCTCCGGTCTTTCCTTAGATATGAGGGCACGAATCAAATTTTTTTGCGAAGTTGCGTTTTTTCCCACTTCTTTTTGGATGTTACAAAAAATGTTTCCGGTTCAGTTTAATCGGAAATGGATCCAAATTTCTATCGGAACCAGCACCGTTTTCCTTTTAGGAATTTTTACATTCAACGAACATAATATAATCTCTTTTTATTCTTGGTTTATGTATTTCCCTCCATTTTATGCTTTGGTTTTAATTTTAGCAACGGCAACCGGCACATTTAAAACCAAGGAACTTCTTACGGGTTTTGTGTTTGCATTTACGATGATGAACGACGGAATCTACGGTTTATACGAAATTTACACCTTATATCCTTATAGTTTCCCTCTGGGAATTGTGGCCTTTGTCGCATTAAATTCTTATATTATATCTTCTAGATTTACGAAAGATTTAGAAAAAACAAAAGAATTTGTACGACTACAAATCAAATACAACGAACAATTAAAACTACAAGCTCAAGAAAGAGAGAGAATCGCCTCCGATATTCACGATTCCATCGGTTCTGAGTTGACTGCGATTCTTTTCGAATTGGAATCCAAAGACAAAAACGATCCTACATTGAAAAAACTCAAAACGGAAGTAAATCATCTTATCTCTAACGTAAGAGACATCGTTTTTTTAATGCATCACCGTGGAAACAATAAAGAACTCGTGGAAGACGTTATGTGCAGATACGCAGAAAGAATCAGTGGCACCGGAATTATAAACGTCACAACACAGATAAAAGAAGTTTCAAATTTGATTCATCTGGATCAATGCCTTCACGTTCAAAAAATTTTTCTGGAGGTTATGTCCAATATACTTAGACATTCCGAAGCACAAAATATTAGAATTTTTTGGTACAAAGAAGATAAAAATCTGGTTTTAAAAGTGTTCGACGACGGAAAAAAATTCGAAATCAATTTAGAAGAACCTTCGGGAATCGGAATGAACAACATTCAAATGAGATGTAAAAAGTTAGGAGCGAACTACAACTTCCATTCTATGGACTCTGAAAATTTATTTGAATTGAATATTCCAATTCACTAA
- a CDS encoding SMI1/KNR4 family protein gives MNNAITFDQLSHLLTSFEVKTFGKGATDETIKFAEEKLEIIIRGDYRNFLQTFGWGGVQHLELYGLGSDVPPYLDLISVTESERVEMNPKLPKYLIPVMNDGSGNLYCIDTRFVEPFLVFWDHEIGKDQNGIYHFSEWLYHVVKNL, from the coding sequence ATGAATAATGCTATAACATTCGATCAATTGTCCCATCTTTTAACAAGTTTTGAAGTAAAGACATTTGGTAAGGGAGCGACGGACGAAACTATAAAATTTGCGGAAGAAAAACTAGAGATCATTATCAGAGGAGATTATCGGAATTTCTTACAGACGTTCGGTTGGGGTGGGGTACAGCATTTGGAGTTGTATGGTCTCGGTTCAGACGTGCCACCTTATTTGGACCTTATAAGTGTAACAGAAAGCGAGCGTGTTGAAATGAACCCCAAACTCCCAAAGTATCTTATTCCAGTCATGAATGATGGCAGCGGTAATCTATATTGTATCGATACGCGATTTGTAGAACCTTTCTTAGTCTTTTGGGATCACGAAATTGGAAAAGATCAGAACGGGATATATCATTTTTCCGAATGGTTGTATCATGTTGTAAAGAATCTTTGA
- a CDS encoding PIN domain-containing protein, translating into MSIYIDTSFFLSIVFEDTNYKQSYETWMKDEYRFSSKLIEVESFINIHKVYRENRKVLNKRWLDESLTRQRELLTGINLKRIGSEIYDKIQKTEKLTFLKSLDSIHLSTALLIADSLKKKLTICAYDRNIRKIASDFDFYLCSFVEEKRN; encoded by the coding sequence ATGTCGATCTATATCGATACCAGTTTTTTTCTTTCAATCGTATTCGAAGATACTAACTACAAACAATCCTACGAAACTTGGATGAAAGATGAATATAGATTTTCATCCAAACTCATAGAAGTCGAATCCTTCATCAATATTCACAAAGTCTATAGGGAGAATCGAAAGGTCTTGAATAAACGTTGGTTAGATGAAAGTCTAACACGACAAAGAGAACTTCTTACGGGGATCAACTTAAAAAGAATCGGCTCTGAAATTTACGATAAAATCCAAAAAACGGAAAAGCTGACTTTTTTAAAATCTCTGGATTCGATCCATTTAAGCACCGCTTTGTTAATAGCCGATTCCCTGAAAAAGAAACTTACGATCTGTGCATACGATAGAAATATTAGAAAAATTGCATCCGATTTTGATTTTTATCTTTGTTCGTTCGTAGAGGAAAAACGAAATTGA
- a CDS encoding type II toxin-antitoxin system Phd/YefM family antitoxin, translated as MKVKTVGTKVLKENLSDYLRLVKEGETILVMERNRVIAEIKKPSINSDGTIENFLQREEKKGLLLRAKRKSILLRPPSQVKEKFKLDWMKTYYEDRD; from the coding sequence ATGAAAGTGAAAACGGTAGGAACCAAAGTTCTCAAAGAGAACCTCAGTGACTATCTACGTCTTGTAAAAGAAGGAGAAACGATTCTCGTCATGGAACGCAACCGAGTTATAGCCGAGATCAAAAAACCTTCCATTAACTCCGACGGAACGATTGAAAACTTTCTACAAAGAGAGGAAAAAAAAGGACTTCTTTTAAGGGCTAAAAGAAAATCCATCTTGTTGCGTCCTCCTTCTCAAGTAAAAGAAAAATTCAAATTGGATTGGATGAAAACATACTATGAAGATAGGGACTGA
- a CDS encoding TonB-dependent receptor, with protein sequence MDKTRLYSEYSGIPEDDQRLIYASFLVLALASFFTAHLLTRNMLWKILGSEPMVKMESNEEKEKIYEVLLEQDFVDKNVKDEYKALSNVDAAGAGGITKKQGFHSASPFREFIMGSLARRPSETQKQETKEKNDEKVFEVGIYKIDPVQTTNTDNTKQNTQTYGKTTKIPFNYRFEQDFLFRWDGNQALSIPRKKLAGYEYFKRMLKQIEGSFAPPGGGNYAYRDMAGTVVREGILPGQVKVLFMLSEGGQVLDTRLVSSQGQDVVSQACVDSIRGQNFGKVPDEVKAQGLIFGINFIFPMMRTR encoded by the coding sequence ATGGACAAGACCCGACTTTATTCTGAATATTCCGGAATTCCTGAAGACGATCAGAGATTGATCTATGCTTCTTTTTTAGTTCTTGCTCTTGCGTCTTTTTTTACCGCACATTTACTTACAAGAAACATGTTATGGAAGATTCTCGGAAGCGAGCCCATGGTAAAAATGGAAAGTAACGAGGAAAAAGAAAAAATCTACGAGGTTCTTTTGGAACAAGACTTTGTGGATAAAAATGTTAAGGACGAATACAAGGCGCTTTCCAACGTAGACGCCGCGGGCGCCGGTGGAATTACTAAAAAACAAGGATTTCATTCTGCGAGTCCTTTTCGGGAATTTATTATGGGAAGTCTTGCGAGAAGACCTTCCGAAACTCAAAAACAAGAAACCAAAGAAAAGAACGACGAAAAGGTTTTTGAAGTTGGGATTTATAAAATAGATCCGGTTCAAACGACTAACACCGATAATACGAAACAAAATACTCAAACCTACGGAAAGACTACTAAGATTCCGTTTAATTATCGATTTGAGCAGGATTTTCTGTTTCGTTGGGATGGAAATCAGGCTCTTTCGATTCCTAGAAAAAAACTTGCCGGTTACGAATATTTTAAACGAATGTTGAAACAAATCGAAGGTAGTTTTGCTCCTCCTGGTGGAGGTAACTACGCGTATCGTGATATGGCGGGAACCGTAGTTCGAGAAGGAATTCTTCCGGGACAAGTCAAAGTACTTTTTATGTTAAGCGAAGGCGGCCAGGTTTTAGATACTAGACTTGTTTCCAGTCAAGGGCAGGACGTGGTGAGTCAAGCGTGTGTGGATTCTATCCGAGGACAAAATTTCGGAAAGGTTCCAGATGAAGTCAAAGCGCAGGGTTTAATTTTTGGAATTAACTTTATCTTTCCTATGATGCGTACACGCTGA
- the ruvB gene encoding Holliday junction branch migration DNA helicase RuvB: MAKSHTLNPEEEFEEESGLRPSLLSEFIGQKEVLNNLTVYVQAAKNRKRALDHVLISGPPGLGKTTLAGIISNELGTRLTITSAPVITKGADLARLLTGMGENEILFIDEIHTLPKKLEEILYPAMENYMIDLVIGEGVTAQMVQIPLKPFTLVGATTRSGLISEPLKSRFGIQLRLDYYGDEEMKQIVLRSSKILGVLIEDDAALEIGKRSRKTPRIANHLLKRIRDFSEVEGNLSVKKDLCLKAFEKMGIDDLGLDGMDRQILDCMIDRYKGGPVGLKAIAVVVGEEEKTIEDTYESFMVRIGLINRTPAGRVATEKAYRQLKRMEDFSVHHGQDPTLF, from the coding sequence TTGGCAAAATCCCATACTCTGAATCCTGAAGAAGAATTTGAAGAAGAGTCGGGTTTACGCCCTTCTCTTCTTTCCGAATTTATTGGTCAAAAAGAAGTCCTCAATAATCTTACCGTTTACGTTCAAGCCGCTAAAAATCGTAAACGTGCACTGGATCACGTTTTGATTTCCGGTCCTCCCGGTCTTGGTAAAACTACACTTGCAGGAATCATTTCCAACGAACTCGGAACCAGGCTTACGATTACTTCGGCTCCCGTAATTACCAAAGGAGCGGATCTTGCCCGTCTTCTTACGGGTATGGGAGAAAATGAAATTTTATTCATAGACGAGATTCATACTCTTCCTAAAAAATTAGAAGAGATTCTTTATCCTGCGATGGAAAACTATATGATTGATCTGGTCATCGGAGAAGGTGTGACCGCTCAGATGGTTCAGATTCCTCTCAAACCTTTTACTTTAGTGGGTGCTACTACTAGAAGCGGCTTGATCAGCGAACCGCTGAAAAGTCGTTTCGGAATTCAGCTCAGACTAGATTATTACGGTGACGAAGAAATGAAACAAATCGTTTTACGTTCTTCTAAAATTCTAGGGGTTTTGATCGAAGACGATGCTGCTTTGGAAATCGGAAAACGTTCTCGTAAAACTCCTAGAATTGCAAATCATCTTTTAAAAAGAATCCGAGATTTTAGCGAAGTAGAAGGGAATCTTTCTGTAAAAAAGGACCTTTGTCTGAAGGCTTTTGAAAAGATGGGGATTGACGATCTGGGTCTGGATGGTATGGATAGACAGATTTTAGATTGTATGATCGATCGTTATAAAGGTGGTCCGGTTGGACTCAAAGCAATTGCGGTTGTGGTAGGCGAAGAAGAAAAAACAATCGAGGACACTTACGAATCTTTTATGGTTCGGATCGGACTCATCAACCGAACTCCCGCAGGTAGAGTTGCGACCGAAAAGGCCTATCGTCAATTGAAAAGAATGGAAGATTTTTCCGTACATCATGGACAAGACCCGACTTTATTCTGA
- a CDS encoding S1C family serine protease has product MKNTEKLKYVAIVSISLLLGAFLSPVMFCGTGQNSPLFLSAKGDKEPSPATRQAITIQQAFEEVYQTASPSVVSIATERIQNVPVHPGGPFGDPFFDQFFGRGQGGGGRVMKQKQTGLGSGIILNTQGYILTNEHVVRSMDKLTVRLKTGKTFTAELIGSDPVIDLALLKIKPEGEIVPIELGDSSAVKVGDWAIAIGAPLGYEQSLTAGIVSAVGRTGIDNSGVHYLQTDASINQGNSGGPLLDINGRVIGINRMIASQSGGSVGIGFAIPINEAKAIMEELKTTGKVKRPAQAWLGVGVDYLHEDDAKKLNLSGGAVVVQIMNDSPADRAGIQLMDVITEISGTKINSPEEVVSTVKKSKVGDRITVTVVRQGNISRISIQLKERPN; this is encoded by the coding sequence ATGAAAAATACGGAAAAACTGAAGTATGTTGCAATCGTAAGCATTTCTCTTCTACTTGGAGCCTTTTTATCTCCTGTGATGTTTTGTGGAACCGGTCAGAACAGTCCTCTCTTTCTAAGCGCCAAAGGTGATAAGGAACCGAGTCCTGCAACTCGTCAGGCAATCACGATTCAACAAGCATTTGAAGAAGTTTATCAAACCGCTTCTCCTAGCGTCGTTTCCATTGCTACGGAAAGAATTCAAAACGTTCCAGTTCATCCAGGGGGGCCTTTTGGAGATCCTTTCTTTGATCAATTTTTCGGTAGAGGTCAAGGTGGTGGCGGTAGAGTGATGAAACAAAAACAAACCGGTCTCGGTTCTGGAATCATCCTCAATACTCAAGGATATATTTTAACGAATGAACACGTGGTTCGTTCTATGGATAAACTCACCGTCCGTTTAAAAACCGGTAAGACGTTTACTGCGGAGTTGATCGGTTCCGATCCGGTTATCGATTTGGCTCTTTTGAAAATCAAACCGGAGGGAGAAATCGTTCCGATCGAATTAGGAGATTCTTCTGCCGTAAAAGTAGGAGACTGGGCGATTGCAATTGGTGCACCTCTTGGTTATGAACAATCTTTAACCGCAGGGATTGTAAGTGCAGTAGGTAGAACTGGAATTGATAATAGTGGAGTTCATTATCTTCAAACGGATGCTTCTATCAACCAGGGAAATTCAGGAGGTCCTCTTTTAGATATCAATGGTCGTGTGATTGGTATCAATCGTATGATTGCTTCTCAAAGTGGTGGTTCGGTTGGAATTGGATTTGCAATTCCGATTAACGAGGCTAAGGCGATCATGGAAGAATTAAAAACCACAGGTAAAGTCAAACGTCCCGCACAGGCTTGGCTTGGTGTCGGAGTTGATTATCTTCACGAAGATGATGCCAAGAAGTTGAATCTTTCCGGAGGTGCGGTTGTGGTTCAAATTATGAACGATTCTCCTGCAGATCGCGCGGGGATTCAATTGATGGACGTGATCACTGAAATTTCTGGAACTAAAATCAATTCCCCAGAAGAAGTAGTCAGTACAGTCAAAAAAAGTAAGGTAGGAGATAGAATTACGGTTACCGTTGTACGTCAGGGGAATATTTCCAGAATCTCTATCCAACTTAAGGAAAGACCGAACTGA
- a CDS encoding trypsin-like peptidase domain-containing protein — translation MNLYFFILKLFGVIFYLGFFSFNCSSQIQQIKTAETEINQEDARQSKDKIRVHHIFEEVYPTSSASSVSVVTEKIMKSKSLSSKGGHFLEKTFVILGYGIVLNQQGYILTNSHVIGTYDHLLVKSKSGKFYEAIVIGQDKKIDLAILQVTPDEDIVPVEKLDYYTLQRGEAAIRKYIHAKNQMKKHRDPKVKVKVHHGSSL, via the coding sequence ATGAATTTATATTTTTTTATTCTGAAACTTTTCGGAGTGATTTTTTATTTAGGGTTCTTTTCTTTTAATTGTTCTTCTCAAATTCAACAGATAAAAACGGCAGAAACAGAAATCAATCAGGAAGACGCCCGTCAATCTAAGGATAAAATTAGAGTACATCATATCTTTGAAGAAGTTTATCCTACTTCTTCCGCGAGTTCGGTTTCAGTTGTTACCGAAAAAATTATGAAGTCTAAATCGTTGTCTTCTAAAGGTGGGCATTTTCTAGAAAAAACTTTTGTGATTTTAGGCTATGGGATTGTTCTCAATCAACAGGGTTATATTCTGACGAACTCTCACGTGATCGGAACTTACGATCATCTTCTCGTAAAATCTAAATCCGGTAAATTTTACGAAGCGATTGTAATTGGTCAGGATAAAAAAATCGATTTAGCAATTTTGCAAGTAACCCCAGACGAAGACATCGTTCCGGTGGAAAAATTGGATTACTATACTCTTCAAAGAGGGGAGGCGGCGATCCGTAAATATATTCATGCAAAAAATCAAATGAAAAAACATAGGGATCCTAAAGTCAAAGTGAAAGTTCATCACGGTTCCTCCTTATAA
- the tmk gene encoding dTMP kinase, whose translation MKNKKPIFVVFEGIDGSGKSTLCRSLTEKLIELGIPSVTFTEPTNLETGKYLRKFLRGEIELKKEEQIEAFLNDREESLKQNILPALNSDKNVLLDRYMYSTAAYQSGDDLSPEMILKKNLNRNFKIPDLLFYLDLSPSIALERLNRRKEDKERFETLAQLEKIRSAYEKILPKDTIQINGNKKPSQIVQECLEILLTNIKRKS comes from the coding sequence ATGAAGAATAAAAAACCAATCTTTGTAGTTTTTGAAGGAATCGATGGAAGTGGCAAATCTACACTTTGCAGATCTTTAACCGAAAAACTCATCGAACTTGGAATTCCCTCCGTAACTTTTACCGAACCTACAAATCTGGAAACGGGAAAATATCTTAGAAAATTTCTCAGAGGAGAAATAGAACTTAAAAAAGAAGAACAGATCGAGGCTTTTTTAAACGATAGAGAAGAATCTTTAAAACAAAATATTCTTCCCGCTTTGAACTCCGACAAGAACGTTCTACTCGATCGTTATATGTATTCTACAGCCGCCTATCAAAGCGGAGATGACCTGTCTCCGGAAATGATTCTTAAAAAAAATCTAAATCGAAATTTTAAAATCCCTGATCTTCTATTTTATTTAGATTTAAGTCCTTCTATTGCCCTTGAAAGATTAAACCGAAGAAAGGAAGATAAAGAAAGATTTGAAACGTTAGCTCAGCTTGAAAAAATCCGTTCAGCTTACGAGAAAATTCTTCCCAAAGATACGATTCAAATTAACGGTAATAAAAAACCGAGTCAAATCGTTCAAGAATGTTTGGAAATTCTTCTTACAAACATTAAAAGAAAATCTTAG